A stretch of Corynebacterium timonense DNA encodes these proteins:
- a CDS encoding Ppx/GppA phosphatase family protein, whose amino-acid sequence MRLGVLDVGSNTVHLVAVDAHAGGRPTPMSDWKQPLRLVEMLDKHGNIEDKGVAKLIDTVHEAKDLAEKLKCEQLLAFATSAVRSATNAADVLKRVEKGTGVELRILSGEEEARLTFLAARRWHGWSAGRITNLDIGGGSLEISSGMEETPDLAVSLELGAGRLTHQWFDTDPPERKKINMLRDYIDAELAGPAEQFRALGEPGLAVGTSKTFRSLARLTGAAPSSAGPFVRRTLTAPGLRQLIAFISRMTAADRAELEGINADRSHQIVAGALVAEAAMRALNLDKLDICPWALREGVILRRMDQGHDQGDDV is encoded by the coding sequence GTGCGACTAGGTGTATTAGACGTTGGAAGCAACACCGTTCACCTCGTGGCGGTGGATGCCCACGCCGGTGGGCGCCCGACCCCGATGAGCGACTGGAAGCAGCCACTCAGGCTTGTGGAGATGCTGGACAAGCACGGCAACATCGAAGACAAGGGTGTTGCCAAGCTCATCGACACCGTCCACGAGGCCAAGGACCTCGCGGAGAAGCTCAAGTGCGAGCAGCTGCTCGCCTTTGCGACGTCCGCAGTGCGCTCCGCCACAAACGCCGCCGACGTGTTGAAAAGGGTAGAAAAGGGCACCGGCGTGGAGCTGCGGATCCTCTCCGGCGAGGAGGAGGCGCGCCTGACCTTCCTCGCCGCTCGGCGCTGGCACGGCTGGTCCGCCGGGCGGATCACCAACCTGGATATCGGCGGCGGCTCCCTCGAGATCTCCAGCGGTATGGAGGAGACTCCCGACCTCGCTGTCTCCCTCGAGCTCGGAGCCGGCCGTCTGACCCACCAGTGGTTTGATACGGACCCGCCGGAGCGCAAGAAGATCAACATGCTCCGCGACTACATCGACGCCGAACTCGCCGGCCCCGCCGAGCAGTTCCGGGCCCTCGGCGAGCCGGGCCTGGCGGTGGGCACATCCAAGACGTTCCGCTCCCTCGCGCGCCTGACCGGCGCCGCGCCCTCCTCCGCCGGCCCCTTCGTCCGCCGCACCCTCACAGCCCCAGGTTTGCGCCAGCTCATCGCGTTTATTTCGCGCATGACGGCGGCCGACCGCGCCGAATTGGAGGGCATTAACGCGGATCGCTCCCACCAGATCGTCGCGGGTGCCCTCGTTGCGGAAGCCGCCATGCGCGCGCTTAATCTTGATAAGTTGGATATCTGCCCGTGGGCGTTGCGCGAAGGCGTGATTCTCAGGCGGATGGATCAAGGACACGACCAAGGAGATGACGTCTAA
- a CDS encoding HAD-IB family hydrolase: MSADFANLPGSEFLAQWSVSHGNLRRFLEDTAMPPLDDDAQRAAGQAAAEAAVQDTFGIDLADFSLGVDSVSGAFATAGTSTVTPPDPDIPQDTEAAAFFDVDNTLIQGSSLVLLAAGLARHRFITLRELLPALVKQLRFRLSGSENHDDIASGREHALSLVKGKSVDELRDLCAEIVDQQVLTKAYQPTIELASMHIAAGQQVWLVSATPVQIGQALAERLGFTGALGTVAEEKDGYFTGRLVGDILHGPGKKHAVAALAAIQQLDLQQCTAYSDSINDIPMLSMVGTPVAINPDRALRAHAQSAGWAVREYRRVRRVAGNRAALLAAAGVALGAAAAAWAWRRRS, from the coding sequence ATGAGCGCGGACTTTGCGAATTTGCCCGGCAGCGAATTCCTCGCCCAATGGTCCGTCTCCCACGGCAACCTCCGGCGCTTCCTCGAGGACACGGCCATGCCGCCTCTCGACGACGACGCCCAGCGCGCCGCCGGCCAAGCCGCCGCCGAGGCCGCCGTCCAGGACACCTTCGGCATCGACCTAGCGGACTTCTCCCTCGGCGTCGACTCCGTCAGCGGCGCCTTCGCCACCGCCGGCACCTCCACCGTGACCCCGCCCGACCCCGATATCCCGCAGGACACCGAGGCCGCCGCCTTCTTCGACGTCGACAACACCCTTATCCAGGGCTCCTCCCTCGTCCTGCTTGCCGCCGGGCTCGCGCGCCACCGGTTCATCACCCTGCGCGAACTCCTGCCCGCCCTGGTCAAGCAGCTGCGTTTCCGGCTCAGCGGCAGCGAAAACCACGACGACATCGCCTCCGGCCGCGAACACGCGCTCAGCCTGGTCAAAGGCAAAAGCGTCGACGAGCTGCGCGACCTGTGCGCCGAGATCGTGGACCAGCAGGTGCTCACCAAGGCCTACCAACCCACCATCGAGCTCGCCTCGATGCACATCGCCGCAGGCCAACAGGTGTGGCTCGTCTCCGCCACCCCCGTCCAGATCGGCCAGGCACTCGCCGAACGCCTCGGCTTCACCGGCGCGCTCGGCACCGTCGCCGAAGAGAAAGACGGCTACTTTACCGGCCGCCTCGTCGGCGACATCCTTCACGGCCCCGGCAAGAAGCACGCGGTCGCCGCCCTCGCCGCCATCCAGCAGCTCGACCTGCAGCAGTGCACCGCCTACTCCGACAGCATCAACGACATTCCCATGCTGTCCATGGTGGGCACGCCCGTAGCCATCAACCCCGACCGGGCCCTGCGCGCTCACGCCCAGTCCGCCGGGTGGGCCGTGCGCGAGTACCGCCGCGTGCGGCGCGTCGCGGGGAACCGGGCGGCGCTGCTCGCGGCGGCCGGTGTCGCCCTCGGCGCCGCCGCCGCTGCGTGGGCGTGGCGACGGCGCAGCTAG
- a CDS encoding phosphoglyceromutase — MAHQQSQLQSRHGTLILVRHGQSEWNKSNQFTGWVDVDLTEQGEQEAVNAGRLLVKEGVLPDVLFTSLLRRAIRTANITLNVADRHWIPVQRSWRLNERHYGKLQGLNKAEIREEFGEEQFMTWRRSYDTPPPEIDTDNEYAQTDDARYAFLPEVPRTECLKDVVERFLPYYVDVILPEVLEGKNVMVAAHGNSLRALVKYLDGISDEDIASLNIPTGMPLIYEFDAAGSVLNPGGTYLDPEAAAAGAAAVANQGAQQG, encoded by the coding sequence ATGGCACACCAACAGTCACAGCTGCAGTCACGGCACGGCACCCTGATCTTGGTCCGACACGGGCAGAGCGAGTGGAACAAGTCCAACCAATTCACCGGCTGGGTCGACGTTGATTTGACCGAGCAGGGCGAGCAGGAGGCCGTCAACGCCGGCCGCCTGCTGGTCAAGGAGGGCGTCCTGCCCGACGTCCTGTTTACGTCCCTTCTGCGCCGCGCCATCCGCACGGCGAACATCACGCTCAACGTGGCGGACCGGCACTGGATCCCCGTGCAGCGCAGCTGGCGCCTCAACGAGCGCCACTACGGCAAGCTGCAGGGCCTGAACAAGGCCGAGATTCGCGAAGAGTTCGGCGAAGAGCAGTTCATGACGTGGCGGCGCTCCTACGACACCCCGCCGCCGGAGATCGACACGGACAACGAGTACGCCCAGACGGACGACGCCCGCTACGCCTTCCTCCCCGAGGTGCCGCGCACCGAGTGCCTGAAGGACGTGGTGGAGCGCTTCTTGCCCTACTACGTCGACGTGATCCTGCCTGAGGTGCTCGAGGGCAAGAACGTCATGGTCGCTGCGCACGGCAACTCCTTGCGCGCCCTGGTGAAGTACCTCGACGGGATTTCCGACGAAGACATCGCCAGCCTGAACATCCCCACCGGCATGCCGCTGATCTATGAGTTCGACGCGGCCGGCTCCGTGCTCAACCCCGGCGGGACCTACCTCGACCCGGAGGCCGCCGCGGCCGGCGCGGCAGCCGTGGCCAACCAGGGTGCCCAGCAGGGGTAG
- a CDS encoding MinD/ParA family protein has protein sequence MDNSLVVNPVKAAPARGWRRVVHAVSGGRLNPGASISEVREAQLEEAIRAPLRGDYRIAVMSLKGGVGKTTTTVALGGVFAAERGDRVIAIDANPDLGTLAQRAAVAAPATIRDLLSAPDTSRYPQVRAFTHQASSRLEVVGSERDPAVSVAFSEADYRRAVDILQHHYNIILTDCGTGLMHSAMAGVLDLANTLVLVTSPALDGAQSASATLDWLNLHGYDQLAANAVVVVSASAPGAPSIDMDRLIGHFAARTRAVHTIPYDRHLAEGAVVDLGRLAPATRRAYRELAATVAADFSSWHRHAAW, from the coding sequence TTGGACAACAGCCTCGTCGTCAACCCAGTCAAAGCGGCCCCGGCTCGGGGGTGGCGCCGGGTCGTGCACGCGGTGTCGGGGGGACGGCTGAACCCGGGGGCGTCGATAAGCGAGGTGCGAGAAGCGCAGCTCGAGGAGGCGATTCGCGCGCCGCTCCGGGGCGACTACCGCATCGCGGTGATGTCGCTGAAGGGCGGCGTGGGCAAGACCACGACCACGGTCGCCCTCGGCGGGGTCTTCGCGGCCGAGCGCGGCGACCGCGTCATCGCGATCGACGCCAACCCGGACCTCGGGACCCTGGCGCAGCGCGCCGCCGTGGCCGCGCCGGCAACGATCCGGGACCTGCTCAGTGCGCCGGACACCTCGCGTTACCCGCAGGTCCGCGCCTTCACCCACCAGGCGAGCTCGCGGCTTGAGGTGGTCGGCTCCGAACGCGACCCCGCCGTTAGCGTCGCGTTCAGCGAGGCGGACTACCGCCGGGCGGTGGACATTCTGCAGCACCACTACAACATCATCCTCACCGACTGCGGCACCGGACTCATGCACTCGGCGATGGCGGGCGTGCTGGACCTGGCGAACACCCTCGTACTGGTCACCTCGCCCGCGCTTGACGGCGCGCAGTCGGCCTCGGCGACCCTCGACTGGCTCAACCTGCACGGCTACGACCAGCTGGCGGCCAACGCCGTCGTGGTTGTCTCCGCCTCCGCCCCGGGCGCTCCCAGCATCGACATGGACCGGCTGATCGGGCACTTCGCGGCGCGCACGCGGGCCGTACACACCATCCCCTACGACCGGCACCTCGCCGAGGGGGCCGTGGTGGACCTGGGCAGGCTGGCCCCGGCGACGCGCCGGGCCTACCGCGAGCTGGCGGCCACCGTCGCCGCCGACTTTTCCTCCTGGCACCGCCACGCCGCGTGGTAG
- the hemC gene encoding hydroxymethylbilane synthase produces the protein MLKIGTRGSALATTQAGHVRDALAAAGYEAELKVVTTAGDLSQDPVERIGVGVFTSALREALFTGDVDVAVHSFKDLPTAPEPRTHLIVPEREDNREALIARDGLTLAELPEGARVGTSAPRRVSQLKALRPDLDIRPLRGNIETRMGRVTSGELDAVILAYAGLCRGGHAERATEVFAPEVIMPAPAQGALAVECRVDDQEARNAIDSLVDPAATRCAAAERQVLATLEAGCTAPVAAYARSEGEQVVARGGVFALDGSASLVEEARGADAAALGRTIAERLLERGAAELIG, from the coding sequence ATGCTCAAAATTGGTACGCGCGGCTCGGCGCTAGCCACCACCCAGGCCGGGCACGTGCGCGACGCGCTCGCGGCGGCCGGCTACGAGGCGGAGCTTAAGGTCGTCACCACCGCCGGCGACCTGTCGCAGGACCCCGTCGAACGCATCGGGGTGGGGGTGTTCACTTCGGCGCTGCGCGAGGCGCTGTTCACCGGCGACGTCGACGTCGCCGTCCACTCCTTCAAGGACCTGCCCACCGCGCCTGAGCCCCGCACCCACCTCATCGTCCCGGAGCGCGAGGACAACCGCGAGGCGCTCATCGCCCGCGACGGGCTGACGCTGGCCGAGCTGCCCGAGGGCGCGCGCGTGGGTACCTCTGCGCCGCGCCGGGTGTCCCAGCTGAAGGCGCTGCGCCCCGACCTGGACATTCGACCGCTGCGCGGGAACATCGAAACGCGCATGGGCCGCGTCACCAGCGGCGAGCTCGATGCCGTCATCCTCGCCTACGCGGGCCTGTGCCGCGGCGGCCACGCCGAGCGCGCCACCGAGGTTTTCGCGCCCGAGGTAATCATGCCCGCGCCCGCGCAGGGGGCGCTGGCGGTGGAGTGCCGCGTGGACGACCAGGAGGCGCGCAACGCCATCGACTCCCTCGTGGACCCGGCGGCCACGCGCTGCGCCGCAGCCGAGCGCCAGGTGCTGGCCACCCTCGAGGCGGGCTGCACCGCCCCCGTCGCGGCCTACGCGCGCTCGGAGGGGGAGCAGGTTGTCGCGCGCGGCGGGGTGTTCGCGCTCGACGGCTCCGCCAGTCTGGTCGAGGAGGCCCGGGGCGCGGACGCGGCGGCCCTGGGGCGCACGATCGCCGAACGCCTGCTCGAACGCGGCGCGGCCGAGCTCATCGGGTAA
- a CDS encoding response regulator transcription factor, giving the protein MTNILIVEDEESLADPLAYLLRKEGFETTVAGDGPTALDEFEKTSVDLVLLDLMLPGMSGTEVCRRLRATSSVPIIMVTARDTEIDKVVGLELGADDYVTKPYSTRELVARIRAVLRRGADTDSGDYEDSQIVEVGRVKMDVERHTVLVDGQPVPMPLKEFDLLEYLMRNAGRVLTRGQLIDRIWGANYVGDTKTLDVHVKRLRTKIEVEPSRPTQLVTVRGLGYKFEA; this is encoded by the coding sequence GTGACGAACATCCTTATCGTCGAGGACGAAGAATCCCTGGCCGACCCGCTGGCCTACTTGCTGCGCAAGGAGGGCTTTGAGACGACGGTGGCGGGCGACGGACCGACGGCGCTTGACGAGTTTGAGAAGACGAGCGTCGACCTTGTCCTGCTGGACCTCATGCTCCCCGGCATGAGCGGCACCGAGGTCTGCCGGCGCCTGCGCGCCACCTCCTCTGTTCCGATCATCATGGTCACCGCCCGCGACACCGAGATTGACAAGGTTGTCGGCCTTGAGCTCGGTGCGGACGACTACGTGACCAAGCCCTACTCCACCCGCGAGCTCGTCGCGCGCATCCGCGCTGTGCTGCGCCGCGGCGCGGACACCGACAGCGGCGACTATGAGGACTCGCAGATCGTCGAGGTGGGGCGGGTCAAGATGGACGTCGAAAGGCACACAGTGCTTGTCGACGGCCAACCGGTGCCCATGCCCCTGAAGGAGTTCGACCTGCTGGAGTACCTCATGCGCAACGCCGGGCGCGTGCTCACCCGCGGCCAGCTCATCGACCGGATCTGGGGCGCGAACTACGTCGGCGACACCAAGACCCTCGACGTGCACGTCAAGCGCCTGCGCACGAAGATCGAGGTCGAGCCCTCCCGGCCGACGCAGCTGGTGACGGTGCGCGGGCTGGGCTACAAGTTCGAGGCCTAA
- the proC gene encoding pyrroline-5-carboxylate reductase has translation MDKIAVIGAGSIGEALIAGLVDAGCDPQRITATNRTKRRRDDLAERYGIVTTGDNTEAAADADLCFLCVKPYQILDIIEEISDVVAHNEASTALVSMAAGITISAMETASSAGTPVARVMPNTPMLVGRGVHLASFGRFVEDTQREGITGILAATGEVVSIDEQLIDVATAVSGSGPAYYFLFTEALIDAGVALGLPRDTAERLARATAAGAGEMLASGRSPAELRHAVSSPAGTTAAAIREFEESGLRGSVYRATEACARRARELGK, from the coding sequence GTGGACAAAATAGCCGTCATTGGGGCCGGCAGCATCGGCGAGGCCCTGATCGCCGGGCTTGTCGACGCCGGATGTGACCCCCAGAGGATCACTGCCACAAACCGCACAAAGCGGCGCCGAGACGACCTCGCCGAGCGCTACGGCATCGTCACCACCGGCGACAACACGGAGGCCGCAGCCGACGCCGACCTGTGCTTCCTGTGCGTCAAGCCCTACCAGATCCTCGACATCATCGAGGAGATCAGCGACGTCGTGGCCCACAACGAGGCGTCCACAGCCCTCGTTTCCATGGCCGCCGGCATCACCATCTCCGCGATGGAAACCGCCTCCTCCGCCGGCACGCCCGTCGCGCGCGTCATGCCCAATACGCCGATGCTCGTCGGCCGCGGCGTCCACCTCGCCTCCTTCGGCCGCTTCGTCGAAGACACCCAGCGCGAGGGCATCACCGGCATCCTCGCCGCGACGGGGGAGGTCGTGAGCATAGACGAGCAGCTTATCGACGTCGCCACCGCCGTCTCCGGGTCCGGCCCCGCGTACTACTTCTTGTTCACCGAAGCTCTTATCGACGCCGGCGTCGCCCTCGGCCTCCCCCGCGACACCGCCGAACGCCTCGCCCGCGCCACCGCCGCCGGCGCCGGCGAAATGCTCGCCTCGGGACGTTCCCCGGCGGAGCTGCGGCACGCGGTGAGCTCCCCGGCCGGTACGACGGCCGCCGCGATCCGGGAGTTCGAGGAGTCCGGGCTGCGCGGCAGCGTCTACCGTGCGACGGAGGCCTGCGCGCGCCGCGCCCGCGAACTGGGCAAATAG
- a CDS encoding helix-turn-helix domain-containing protein, with the protein MANEEKGKFLTVAEVAEIMRVSKMTVYRLVHSGELPAVRVGRSFRVSEKAVSDYLDSSVYDVG; encoded by the coding sequence ATGGCTAATGAAGAAAAGGGCAAGTTCCTCACCGTCGCCGAGGTCGCCGAGATCATGCGCGTTTCCAAGATGACGGTGTACAGGCTCGTTCACTCCGGAGAGCTCCCCGCCGTGCGCGTGGGCCGCTCCTTCCGAGTCAGCGAGAAGGCGGTCAGCGACTACCTCGACTCGTCTGTCTACGACGTCGGCTAA
- a CDS encoding glutaredoxin family protein yields MRRVELMVRESCGSCARVAEQIAPVVAKHGASLSLVDVDKAADPELAMEYGDRLPVVVIDGEEFACWEVDNEDLAAELR; encoded by the coding sequence ATGAGGAGAGTCGAGCTCATGGTGCGAGAGAGCTGCGGATCGTGCGCGCGTGTGGCGGAGCAGATCGCTCCGGTCGTCGCGAAGCATGGGGCGAGCCTTTCGCTTGTCGACGTCGACAAGGCTGCGGACCCCGAGCTGGCGATGGAATACGGCGACCGGCTGCCCGTCGTGGTGATCGACGGGGAGGAGTTTGCCTGCTGGGAAGTCGACAATGAGGACCTTGCGGCCGAACTCCGGTGA
- a CDS encoding sensor histidine kinase, with translation MSPVLAFVLGVALCALVVCAVGAARRWRGGAARDAEPAESAVSTLSEVLHLSMQGSPTGVAVMNRAGRVILSNSRAHDMTLVHDRTVNPVVWKEAVKVFGDQEDRELELVLPQRPTANRIRNVRALVKPLTLSENTFVVAYGSDESENVRMESARRDFVANVSHELKTPVGGISLLAEALLEDPADPEMVDYFGTKLLKESQRMGEMITDLISLSKLQGAEALPDMTLVRVDEIIDAAIQRNKVTAENREIELTRSAPTGLRVVGDKALLTAAVSNLVSNAINYSPNGQPVSITQKVVRDNVVLIRVTDRGIGIAPEDQKRVFERFYRVDKARSRSTGGTGLGLAIVKHVVINHGGNIKVWSRPRTGSTFTIELPVYAPEEFVAEAERPEREEEESASGIRKTVNRVASRRKEKEEQ, from the coding sequence GTGTCCCCCGTCCTTGCGTTCGTCCTTGGCGTAGCGCTGTGCGCCCTGGTGGTGTGTGCCGTTGGCGCTGCGCGCCGTTGGCGCGGGGGCGCCGCCAGGGACGCGGAGCCTGCAGAATCCGCAGTGTCCACCCTCAGCGAGGTGTTGCACCTGTCCATGCAGGGCTCCCCGACGGGCGTGGCGGTGATGAACCGGGCGGGGCGCGTGATCCTGTCCAACTCGCGCGCCCACGACATGACGCTCGTGCACGACCGCACCGTCAACCCCGTGGTGTGGAAGGAGGCCGTGAAGGTCTTCGGGGACCAGGAGGACCGCGAGCTCGAGCTGGTGTTGCCGCAGCGCCCCACGGCAAACCGGATCCGCAACGTGCGCGCCTTGGTGAAGCCGCTGACCCTGAGCGAGAACACCTTCGTTGTGGCGTACGGCTCCGACGAGTCCGAAAACGTGCGCATGGAGTCGGCGCGCCGCGATTTCGTGGCCAACGTCTCGCACGAGCTGAAAACCCCGGTGGGCGGCATTTCGCTCCTCGCCGAGGCCCTCCTGGAGGACCCGGCGGACCCCGAGATGGTGGACTATTTTGGCACGAAGCTGCTCAAAGAGTCCCAGCGCATGGGCGAGATGATCACGGACCTCATCTCCCTGTCGAAGCTGCAGGGTGCCGAGGCGCTGCCCGACATGACGCTCGTGCGGGTTGACGAGATCATCGACGCCGCCATCCAGCGCAACAAGGTCACCGCGGAGAACCGGGAGATCGAGCTGACGCGCAGCGCCCCCACGGGTCTGCGGGTCGTCGGCGACAAGGCGTTGCTGACCGCCGCGGTCTCCAACCTGGTCTCCAACGCCATCAATTACTCGCCGAACGGGCAGCCGGTGAGCATCACGCAGAAGGTAGTGCGCGACAACGTCGTGCTCATCCGGGTCACGGACCGGGGCATAGGCATTGCGCCGGAGGATCAGAAGCGCGTATTTGAACGCTTCTACCGGGTGGACAAGGCCCGCTCGCGTTCGACGGGAGGCACGGGGCTTGGGTTGGCCATCGTGAAGCATGTGGTGATCAACCACGGGGGTAATATCAAGGTGTGGTCCCGGCCTCGGACGGGCTCGACGTTCACGATCGAGCTTCCCGTCTACGCCCCCGAAGAATTCGTGGCAGAAGCCGAACGGCCCGAACGGGAGGAAGAAGAGTCGGCCTCCGGGATCCGCAAGACAGTGAACCGGGTTGCGAGCCGTCGAAAGGAAAAGGAAGAGCAGTGA
- a CDS encoding 30S ribosomal protein bS22: MGSVIKKRRKRMSKKKHRKMLRRTRVQRRKLGK, encoded by the coding sequence ATGGGTTCAGTGATCAAGAAGCGCCGCAAGCGCATGTCCAAGAAGAAGCACCGCAAGATGCTCCGCCGCACCCGCGTGCAGCGTCGTAAGCTCGGCAAGTAA
- a CDS encoding glutamyl-tRNA reductase: MSVLVVGMSHRSAPVALLERLSMDAAVQEETATTLVEQPSLSEAMIISTCNRLEVYAVTNSFHSGVEDILRVLSATSKVGEPELRTYLYVRYADAAAEHMMTVAAGLDSMVVGEQQIIGQVRSSYQDAARRGTAGPGLHALAQSALHAGKRVHAETDIDDAGASMVTLAFDEARRIMGVDDFRGKTALILGAGAMASLSATHLGRLGVDKLIIANRTRSRAERLAEHSREAGVPAEVVDFNARAGALARVDIGVSATASGEFTITPEDISGPVMLADLSLPRDIDDAVAARDGVHLVNIEYLHKTMLEGDTEDSKAHRAAEAILAQEVEAFSTQQRVREVGPAVAQLRRAANAVTEAELERLRSRVPSLGDEEFEQVSRTVRRVVDKLLHTPTVKIKELAATAETVSVETALEELFGIETAAVAVNAAQLPRLEEMHTKEK; this comes from the coding sequence GTGAGTGTTCTCGTCGTTGGGATGTCGCACCGCTCGGCACCCGTGGCGCTTCTCGAGCGGCTCAGCATGGACGCCGCCGTGCAGGAAGAGACGGCGACGACGCTTGTGGAGCAGCCCTCCCTGTCGGAGGCCATGATCATTTCCACGTGCAACCGGCTCGAGGTGTACGCGGTGACCAACTCCTTCCACAGTGGCGTCGAAGACATCCTCCGCGTCCTGTCCGCCACCTCCAAGGTGGGGGAACCCGAGCTGCGTACTTACCTGTACGTGCGCTACGCCGACGCCGCCGCGGAGCACATGATGACGGTGGCGGCGGGCCTCGACTCGATGGTGGTGGGTGAGCAGCAGATCATCGGCCAGGTCCGCTCCAGCTACCAGGACGCGGCGCGGCGCGGCACGGCCGGGCCGGGGCTGCATGCGCTGGCGCAGTCGGCGCTGCACGCCGGTAAGCGCGTCCACGCGGAGACGGACATCGACGACGCCGGCGCCTCCATGGTCACCCTCGCCTTCGACGAGGCCCGGCGGATCATGGGCGTCGACGACTTCCGCGGCAAGACCGCGCTCATCCTCGGGGCCGGGGCGATGGCCTCCCTGTCGGCCACGCACCTGGGCCGGTTGGGGGTGGACAAGCTCATCATCGCCAACCGGACGCGCTCGCGCGCCGAGCGCCTCGCTGAGCACTCCCGGGAGGCGGGGGTGCCGGCCGAGGTCGTTGACTTCAATGCGCGCGCCGGCGCGCTCGCCCGGGTGGACATCGGCGTCTCCGCGACGGCGAGCGGCGAGTTCACAATCACGCCCGAGGACATCTCGGGGCCGGTCATGCTCGCGGACCTGTCCCTGCCGCGCGACATCGACGACGCCGTGGCCGCGCGCGACGGTGTACACCTCGTCAACATCGAATACCTGCACAAGACGATGCTCGAGGGCGACACGGAAGACAGCAAGGCGCACCGCGCCGCCGAGGCGATCCTCGCCCAGGAGGTCGAGGCCTTCAGCACCCAGCAGCGGGTGCGCGAGGTGGGGCCCGCGGTGGCGCAGCTGCGCCGGGCCGCCAACGCGGTGACCGAGGCGGAACTCGAGCGGCTGCGCTCGCGGGTGCCCAGCCTCGGCGACGAGGAGTTCGAGCAGGTGTCGAGGACGGTGCGCCGGGTCGTCGATAAGCTTCTGCACACCCCGACGGTGAAGATCAAGGAGCTCGCGGCGACCGCGGAGACCGTGAGCGTGGAGACGGCGCTCGAAGAGCTGTTCGGGATCGAGACCGCCGCCGTCGCCGTGAACGCGGCGCAGCTGCCGCGGCTCGAGGAGATGCACACGAAGGAGAAGTAA